Part of the bacterium genome, TCCCGGCGATCGAAAAAATGAATTCCAAGGGTATGGGACTGTTACTATCCATCTCGTTGGTATACAATGGAATAAGGTCTGAAAATGTCTGCGCCGTCCAGAATGTCGAATCGTCCCATGCCCAGCTGGAAAAAGGTAACAGGAAATGACGGTAAAATGTCCAGTAGCCAAAAGGCGGCACAGGGAACTGCCCACCCGCGATATCCGGTTCGTTGCCAAGGCTCCAGATCTTGACGTTATACGGCGCCGGGTGCCCGCGCTGAGCGCGCAGATGGCCCATCGGGGTGGTCGTGTCGCCGTTAGCGTATTCAACCATCCTCCCCGCGAGGTAGATGTCAGATGTCTGCATGTTCACGGTCAGGATCGGCTCGGCATCGATCGCTTCGCATAACCGCAGGAAAGAATCAACACCAAAATTTACCTGGATCGGAATAATAAAAGTATCGACGAAATCAAGATACATCAGACCGCCGAACGAATCCGCCTCCCAGTTTAGATATTCAGCACCAATACCGCCGAAACGGAGCAGGGATGGTTTCGTGGCAGCGATCAATGGCTGGGTTTGACCGAGGGGAGAGAAGGACGCGGTCATCTCGTCGCCGGATCCGAACACATAACGTGAGATGGGGATTTTCGCCGTATCAGGCCTAACAGCGATCTCGCCTGAAACCTGGGAAAATAGAATGATTGCGACTATATGCGATAGCATTTTATTTTTTTATTGGTCAATTACATAATAACACAATTACACCCTCACCCCTACCCTCTCCCTTCCTAAGGGAGAGGAATAAGGTGAGGGTTTAGTATTCAATGTTGCCTTCGAGGGAGAGGGTAGATTGGGGTTGTATCACGGTCGGTACCGCAGGGGACAGGTCAGGCAGCGGTTGGCTTCCTGGACCATCATGTCTTTTTCCGCCATCTGTTCTACCTGTTTGAAATCTTTCAGGCGTCTTGAAACTTCTCGATGGGGGATCGTCATGCGCGGTTCGTTGTTTAGTTTAAGCATTTTGACCGCAGCCGGAAGGTTCACATCTTTTTGCAGCCACCTGAAAATACCGGGAACCTTGCGAATGTCCTGGTCGATCTGGCGCGCCGCCTCCAGTCCATGCCCCACGGCATGGGCAAGGGTCTGAGGACCAAGCACCGCGTCGCCGCCGGCATAGACTTTTGCATGGTTTGTCCGGTAATTTTTACTGTTGATCGTGACGCGGTCGTAGCTATCGGTTTTCACTAGAGTTTTTAGGAATTCTGTGTCCGGCTGCTGACCCAGCGCGCAGACAATGTTGTCTACTTTTACGCTGAACTCGCTTCCCTTTACGACATTGACCGGTCCGCGTCTGCCATCCGGGCATTCGGTCTTCGCCATCATGATGCTGTCATGGACGCAGCCTACCGGCATGGTCAGTGGTATCACTTCGATGCCTTCATCCATTGCCGCCCGCTTGTTTTCTTCCTCGCTGGGCATATCTTCGACGCGCCGGCGATAGTAGATCTTAACATCATGACCAAGCCGCTTCAGGCTGCGGGCAACGTCGATCGCCGTATTACCGCCGCCGATAACACCGACCTTGCCGAGATCGAACTTTTCGCCGTTCTTGATGCGTTGGAGGATGCTGAATGCGTCGAGTGATTTTTCCTCGCCGGGGACGCCAAGATGCTGTTGTTTCCATGCGCCGACGGCGACAAAGACCGCCTGATAATCGTTCAGGATATTATCGAATGGCACATCCTTGCCGATCTCGGTGTTATAATTGAACTTGATATTTTCGTTGGCCAGTATGTTGATATCTTCATTGAGGACCTTGACCGGCAATCTAAATTCCGGGATAAGGGCAAGCGGTATACCGCCGGCTTTTTTCGCCTTTTCATAAACCGTGACCTCGTAGCCTTTAGTCGAGAGATAATAAGCGGCGCTCATGCCGCAGGGACCGGCGCCGATAATGGCGACCTTTTCCGGCCGTTTTTCTTTTAACTCCTTGACGCCCGCGGGTTCGTCCATGGCCGTGCCATGCTTGAGATATCTTATCGCGACCGAACTGTCAACCACGCGCCGCGTGCATTTTTCCTCGCACGGCGCCGGACAGATCAGCCCCAGTACCTTGAAGAACGGGATGAACGGATATTTCCACGATGCGCCGGATCCGATCTGGTTCAGGTATACCCATGGCGCCACGCCCGCCGGGCATGCTTTTTCGCAGGGCGCCTTGTTGTAGTTCGCGCCCTTGTAGGCGTCGAATATGTTGTACAGCCACACGAGCGCCCAGGCCGCGAGGATCCCCCAGAATCCCTGATTAAGACCGGTCCAGACGATCTTCAGGATGATGATCGTGCCGTAGAAGATGATGAAAAACCAAAGCCCAGTCCAGAACCTGCCGGATATTACTTGTCCTAAGCCGACAATGAAAAACGACAATATCGCGGCCAGCAGTCTTTTGTTGGTGCCGGTGTTATTAGATGCCATATTTCAGCGCCTTTGATGGACATTTGTAAACGCAATCCAGGCAGCGGATGCAATCGATATGATTCTGCTGTTTGTACACAGGAACGTCCATGGGGCAGACGTTCTGGCAGGAGCCGCATTCCCGGCACTTGTCCTTATTCAGTCTCAGTTTCGTGAAACTGAAGCGGTTGAAAACGGAGTAGACCGCGCCGATAATGCACATGGAGCGGCAGAAAAATCTTTTCATTGTGATCGAAGCGAGGATGATAAAGATAAAAATGCCGATCTTCATGTAGTAATGCCAGCCGATCAGCGCTCTTAGATCCCCGGTCTTATCGAATAGGACCAGCGGGAAACCGGCGATCAGGAGACCGTCGGGGCAGAGCTTGCAGAACCATGGTTCGCCGACCTTGTAAACGACCAGCCCGGCGACAATGACCAGGACCGCGTATTTGAAAAATTTAAAGAACACGGGCATCCGCATTTTAAACGACCTGATCTTGAAAAGCAGGTCCTGGAACAGTCCGAAGGGGCAGATCCAGCCGCACGCCATCCTGCCGACCGCGGCGCCGACCGTGCCCAGGATCCCCAGTACAGCCCAGGGAATAAGCTGGAGCCCGATAAAATGCTGCAAACCACCGGCCGGGCAGCCGTACATGGCGGTCGGACAGCCCCAGCAGTTCAGTACGGGCCAGCACACTCTTTTCATTGGACCCTGATATATGCCGCCTTTATAGATAGCCGGGAAATAACCGTTGACTATGAACGTGGCGAGGATTTGTATAATGCGCTTCATGGTTATTCTATCCCCATGCACGAAAGGCACATCACCGACCCGGTCGACTCGATCTCGGTGAACTGGTCGAGTTTGCCGCCATAGATAATGCTTGCCACAAAAATGATCGCCAGGATTATTGCGAAGATGATCCGTTTCATTGAACCTCCGGTTCCTTAAATACTAATACCTAAATCCTAAACAAATTCTAAATTCGATATTCAAAATGCACCCCCTCCCTTGCCCTCCCCCATCAAGGGGGAGGATTGAGGTAGGATTGTTGAGTTTTGGATTTGGTACTTTGGAAATTCGGGTTTGTTTAGTATTTGGTGCTTAGGATTTAGGATTTTCACTGATTCTAATCAGAAGAGACTTGTTAACACGACCTTGATGCCCTTGAACGGCGATTCCCAACGGCATACACCGCCCATGCAGACGAGACCGCCCTTTTCGGCGCCGACTCTGATCCTCAGGTTGTGGCGATTCGATATGTCAATGGACAGCTGGGCAAGGGGCCACTGCGTTTCATCGCTGATCTTTTCGACCAGCCATTCGGGTACGCGATTACGACGCTCATAGCGGAGGGTGAAAGCGAATAATTCAGGTTTGCCAATGGAAAAGGAGATCGCTTGATCATTATAGTCGCTAGTGTCGGCAGTAACCAGGTCGAGCTCATAATCGCCTTCCAGATAGAACGAGCCCAGATCATACGAAAGGTCGACATAGGGCTTGAGCTCGGTCTTTGATTCGACCGGCAGTTCGATGCTGTCTTTTACTAATCGGTCCACGCTGACCGTGAACTCGGTCTGAAGGTTGGGATGCGTGATGATCTTCAGGATCTGTTCATCAACACCGGTCGTCCCGAAACGCCATAAATCGGAAGACTCACCCGTTCGGCTGTGCGTCCTCAGGCTATTGAAATGGAGCTCCCCGGACAGGAATTCGAAGGGTGAAGCGACCAGCGATATACCAAATCCCTTTTCATCATTGCCGCGGTTAACCCCGATCCCTGATTTTATCGGGTTTGGCGGTTCATTATAACGGTAGCCGATACCGCCGACATCGATCGAATCGTAATCCATGTATTGCAGGGTCAGACCGAGTCCGCTGATCGCAAACCCGGCAGAACCATAAAACGCATCGCCTTTGATCCTGCCACCGAAGACCGGCATGCAACCGAGGAGTCGCGCGTATTCAAAATAAACATCACCAGGACCATAGCTCACACCAATATTACCGCCAAAGAGCTCGGTGAACGCCTGCGGCGTCAAGTCGTTCTTGCGGTTGATCCGAACATAGCGTCCGGCAAGAACGGTCTTCGGCAGTAACCGCGTTTCCAGGTTCGCGCCACGTATCTGGTCCGCGGTGACCGTGTCGTTTTTTACCTTATAAGTATTCTGCTCGAAGAAAAGGTTGCGAGGGCGCCCGGTCAGGGCGGTCAGGGTGCTTTTATAGAATTTGATGTCGCCTCTTGCGCCAAACAGTGAATTATCATTCCTGAAGTCCTCGTCAAGAAACTGGTTCAGGCACAATCCGCGGCCAAAGGTCGTATAATATCTTCCATATGTAACGTTGACCGGATCCTTGGTGTAAAGCGCCGTGTAGTCGATATACCCGTATTTTTTTCCGACAAAAAGCGACGGATCCCACTGAAACAGGACGCCTTTGAGCGTGATGTCGCCATAATAAGCGGCTAGTTTCAGCTTATCCTCAAAGTGTTCACGGTAGTTGCTGTCTGCCTGCACGCTCTCCGGCTGGCTTTCCAGGAAGAGCCAGTACTCGGCCCGGTTGGAACCGGTGATCCTTATCTCCTTCGCTGGCGTAAAGGAAATTGCGCTGATTACAGTGATTAGAAACAGAAGATTACAGTGATAAAAAATTCCACGGCGGGATATCATTCCTGCCCGCCGGATTCAAAAAGCTCCCGCATTTTTTCCACAATCTTCTTTTCATCTCCCATCTTATAGCCCTGGTGCACGAACACGATCTTTTTGTCCTGGTTGATGATGAAACTGGACGGCATTGCCTGGACATTGAACAGGTCGCGCATTACATTTTCAGGGTCAAGCACGACTACATACTCCCATTTATGACTCAGCGCGAACGGCTTGACCTTGGGCACGGACTGCGCCTTGTCCTGGCTTATGGCGAGCAGATTGACGCCCAGGGAATCGAATTCATCAAAGTAAGGGATCATCGCATCAAGCTCTTTGATACACATTTTGCACCACAGCGCCCAGAAGCTCATAAAAACGGGCCCTTTGGCGAGCAGGGAATCAAGGATCACTGGATTGCCGTCAACGTCCTGCAGGCTGAAATCCGGGGCGTCGACCACTTCGGTTTCCGCCGCGTACATCACGACTACCGATGCGAACAAAAGAATGATCAATAATTTTTTTGCGATCATTTAATACCTCCTAGAATTTTGTGGTAATAGCCTGTAAAATTTCTTTGGTATCCAGATTTTGCGCGAACGCGACCGCCCTGAGCTTATCGACGATCAGGCTGTGCGTAAAGTTTATGGTCGTATCAAGAGTGTCCGGATACACCAGGTTGAGGGGAAAAGAGAAAAACTGAAAGCACACATAATTGAAGTTCTTCAGGTTGCCGTCG contains:
- a CDS encoding FAD-dependent oxidoreductase, with translation MASNNTGTNKRLLAAILSFFIVGLGQVISGRFWTGLWFFIIFYGTIIILKIVWTGLNQGFWGILAAWALVWLYNIFDAYKGANYNKAPCEKACPAGVAPWVYLNQIGSGASWKYPFIPFFKVLGLICPAPCEEKCTRRVVDSSVAIRYLKHGTAMDEPAGVKELKEKRPEKVAIIGAGPCGMSAAYYLSTKGYEVTVYEKAKKAGGIPLALIPEFRLPVKVLNEDINILANENIKFNYNTEIGKDVPFDNILNDYQAVFVAVGAWKQQHLGVPGEEKSLDAFSILQRIKNGEKFDLGKVGVIGGGNTAIDVARSLKRLGHDVKIYYRRRVEDMPSEEENKRAAMDEGIEVIPLTMPVGCVHDSIMMAKTECPDGRRGPVNVVKGSEFSVKVDNIVCALGQQPDTEFLKTLVKTDSYDRVTINSKNYRTNHAKVYAGGDAVLGPQTLAHAVGHGLEAARQIDQDIRKVPGIFRWLQKDVNLPAAVKMLKLNNEPRMTIPHREVSRRLKDFKQVEQMAEKDMMVQEANRCLTCPLRYRP
- a CDS encoding 4Fe-4S binding protein — protein: MKRIIQILATFIVNGYFPAIYKGGIYQGPMKRVCWPVLNCWGCPTAMYGCPAGGLQHFIGLQLIPWAVLGILGTVGAAVGRMACGWICPFGLFQDLLFKIRSFKMRMPVFFKFFKYAVLVIVAGLVVYKVGEPWFCKLCPDGLLIAGFPLVLFDKTGDLRALIGWHYYMKIGIFIFIILASITMKRFFCRSMCIIGAVYSVFNRFSFTKLRLNKDKCRECGSCQNVCPMDVPVYKQQNHIDCIRCLDCVYKCPSKALKYGI
- a CDS encoding DUF6029 family protein, which translates into the protein MISRRGIFYHCNLLFLITVISAISFTPAKEIRITGSNRAEYWLFLESQPESVQADSNYREHFEDKLKLAAYYGDITLKGVLFQWDPSLFVGKKYGYIDYTALYTKDPVNVTYGRYYTTFGRGLCLNQFLDEDFRNDNSLFGARGDIKFYKSTLTALTGRPRNLFFEQNTYKVKNDTVTADQIRGANLETRLLPKTVLAGRYVRINRKNDLTPQAFTELFGGNIGVSYGPGDVYFEYARLLGCMPVFGGRIKGDAFYGSAGFAISGLGLTLQYMDYDSIDVGGIGYRYNEPPNPIKSGIGVNRGNDEKGFGISLVASPFEFLSGELHFNSLRTHSRTGESSDLWRFGTTGVDEQILKIITHPNLQTEFTVSVDRLVKDSIELPVESKTELKPYVDLSYDLGSFYLEGDYELDLVTADTSDYNDQAISFSIGKPELFAFTLRYERRNRVPEWLVEKISDETQWPLAQLSIDISNRHNLRIRVGAEKGGLVCMGGVCRWESPFKGIKVVLTSLF
- a CDS encoding TlpA disulfide reductase family protein — encoded protein: MIAKKLLIILLFASVVVMYAAETEVVDAPDFSLQDVDGNPVILDSLLAKGPVFMSFWALWCKMCIKELDAMIPYFDEFDSLGVNLLAISQDKAQSVPKVKPFALSHKWEYVVVLDPENVMRDLFNVQAMPSSFIINQDKKIVFVHQGYKMGDEKKIVEKMRELFESGGQE